One genomic window of Bradyrhizobium sp. B124 includes the following:
- a CDS encoding SDR family oxidoreductase — MSDTILITGAESGFGEEIAFGLAESGHEVIATARTQDVADALQTKARTRRITLKSHKLNVRNATDIDAILPLDFGILVNNIARGEGGPISEIPLEILHSLFETNVFGPLALIQKVVRKWVAAGTRGKIVFVSSVASLEFPPVIAPFASGTHALEVISRALHHELKPFGIQVQTINPGPAVTRFDEGMIANAFGWLDDSRNFTKQASLRAEADAIADAEALQVDPDQMIRRMVEIIPARTGRYRNVYPEEMRKHVEIGTSEAFDLEI; from the coding sequence ATGTCCGACACCATTCTCATCACCGGAGCGGAATCCGGCTTCGGGGAGGAGATCGCGTTCGGCCTGGCCGAATCCGGTCACGAGGTGATCGCTACCGCGCGTACGCAGGACGTGGCGGACGCGCTGCAGACGAAGGCCCGAACGCGGCGCATCACGCTCAAATCCCACAAACTGAACGTCCGCAACGCTACCGACATAGACGCTATCCTGCCGCTCGATTTCGGTATCCTTGTCAATAACATCGCTCGGGGCGAAGGCGGCCCGATCTCGGAAATTCCCTTGGAGATCCTGCACAGCCTTTTCGAGACCAACGTATTCGGGCCGCTCGCCTTGATCCAGAAGGTCGTGCGGAAGTGGGTCGCCGCCGGCACGCGCGGCAAGATCGTCTTCGTTTCCTCGGTCGCGAGTCTCGAGTTTCCCCCGGTTATCGCGCCTTTCGCTTCCGGCACGCATGCCTTGGAAGTGATCTCCCGCGCCCTTCATCACGAACTGAAGCCGTTCGGGATACAAGTACAGACGATCAACCCGGGACCGGCCGTCACCAGGTTCGACGAGGGAATGATCGCGAATGCCTTCGGTTGGCTCGACGACTCGAGAAACTTCACCAAGCAAGCCTCGCTGCGAGCTGAAGCGGATGCCATCGCGGATGCCGAAGCTCTCCAGGTCGATCCGGACCAGATGATCAGGCGAATGGTCGAGATCATTCCGGCGCGGACGGGACGCTACCGCAACGTCTATCCCGAAGAGATGCGAAAGCACGTCGAAATCGGCACGTCCGAGGCCTTCGATCTCGAAATATGA
- a CDS encoding AraC family transcriptional regulator: protein MSVSLAAIQSSERTKQAAAAVLLEEALKLLDRDLPGARQRIEDARRLVANPRQSCGKNGHLADWQILRARKYIGENLHARIRIGTVARIVNLSPSYFSRAFKTSEGVPFSDFVLMSRIGLAKQLLATTHRSIAQIALECGLADQSHLTRIFNRFVGVPPRAWRCRSVADAGRRARGAGANPADGIGWPDMRSPAPNHQTG from the coding sequence ATGTCCGTCTCGCTTGCCGCTATTCAATCCAGCGAACGGACGAAGCAAGCCGCTGCGGCCGTCCTGCTCGAAGAAGCCTTGAAGCTCCTGGACCGCGACCTGCCGGGAGCCCGGCAACGGATCGAGGACGCCCGCAGGCTCGTCGCCAATCCAAGGCAAAGCTGCGGCAAGAACGGTCATCTCGCCGATTGGCAGATCCTGCGCGCCCGGAAGTACATCGGCGAGAACCTGCACGCGCGCATACGGATCGGGACGGTGGCCCGCATAGTCAACCTCAGCCCGAGCTACTTCTCGCGAGCCTTCAAGACGAGTGAAGGAGTGCCGTTTTCCGATTTCGTCCTGATGTCGAGAATCGGCTTGGCTAAGCAGCTTCTGGCCACGACGCACCGGTCCATCGCCCAGATCGCCCTGGAATGCGGCTTGGCCGACCAGTCCCACCTCACGCGGATCTTCAACCGGTTCGTCGGCGTGCCGCCGCGAGCCTGGCGATGCCGCAGCGTCGCGGACGCCGGTAGACGAGCACGCGGAGCCGGCGCCAACCCGGCGGACGGGATCGGGTGGCCGGACATGCGAAGTCCTGCCCCGAACCATCAAACGGGTTGA
- a CDS encoding efflux RND transporter periplasmic adaptor subunit produces the protein MTQVAASHSFRRASIKVWLTTAAALGIFGAGVVFGPGLLAPSAKAAAPTAPTVTVSTPAERDVEKRLQLLGQFSAVQQVELRPQVGGTLTKISFKDGDIVREGDVLFEIDPTPYQIKLDEAKAQVETARAQLELAIQQLGRADTLKQSGFGTVENADQRLAQKRAAQASLDDAQAAVRDAQFDLDHTRVTAPFTGRIGTHLVSIGNLVAGSRAATSPTTLLATLVSVDNIYLNFDLSESDYATFQQAHLQQQGPLADKVQVSINGGSFDRNGTLDFIDNALDRSSGTIHGRATIKNTDGLLTPGAFARVRIAISKAVPTLLVPDASVLPDQSEHVVLTVGADGTVKPKKVELGDLRDGLRVITSGLTSSDRVVVAGIPIAKPGAKVIAENASKQLASD, from the coding sequence ATGACCCAAGTCGCCGCCAGCCATTCTTTCCGCAGAGCCAGCATCAAGGTCTGGCTCACCACAGCCGCTGCACTGGGCATTTTCGGCGCCGGCGTCGTCTTCGGGCCCGGATTGTTGGCTCCATCGGCCAAGGCGGCCGCGCCGACCGCCCCGACTGTGACCGTCAGCACGCCCGCCGAACGCGACGTCGAGAAGCGGCTGCAGCTGCTGGGCCAGTTCTCGGCGGTGCAGCAGGTCGAGCTTCGCCCTCAGGTCGGCGGCACGCTGACGAAGATCAGCTTCAAGGATGGCGACATCGTCCGCGAAGGCGATGTCCTGTTCGAGATCGACCCGACCCCCTATCAGATCAAGCTGGACGAGGCCAAGGCACAGGTCGAGACGGCTCGCGCCCAGCTCGAATTGGCCATTCAGCAACTGGGCCGTGCCGATACATTGAAGCAGAGCGGCTTCGGAACGGTCGAGAATGCCGACCAGCGGCTGGCCCAAAAGCGCGCGGCGCAGGCCTCTCTCGATGATGCGCAGGCCGCGGTGCGCGACGCGCAGTTCGATCTGGATCATACCCGCGTGACGGCGCCCTTCACCGGACGCATCGGCACGCACCTCGTCTCGATCGGCAACCTGGTCGCCGGCAGCCGGGCCGCCACCAGCCCGACCACCTTGCTCGCGACGCTGGTTTCGGTCGACAACATCTATCTGAACTTCGACCTGAGCGAGTCGGACTACGCGACCTTCCAGCAGGCGCACCTGCAGCAGCAGGGACCCCTGGCCGACAAGGTCCAGGTTTCCATCAACGGCGGCAGTTTCGATCGCAACGGTACGCTGGACTTCATCGACAATGCGCTCGACCGCTCGAGCGGCACGATCCACGGACGCGCGACGATCAAGAACACCGATGGCCTGCTGACTCCTGGCGCATTCGCAAGGGTTCGCATCGCGATCTCGAAGGCGGTCCCCACGCTCCTCGTTCCGGACGCGTCGGTTCTGCCGGACCAGTCCGAACACGTCGTCCTGACCGTCGGTGCGGACGGCACCGTCAAGCCGAAGAAGGTCGAGCTCGGCGATCTGCGGGACGGGCTTCGCGTGATCACCTCCGGCCTGACCTCATCCGACCGCGTCGTCGTTGCCGGCATTCCGATTGCCAAGCCCGGCGCGAAGGTTATCGCCGAGAACGCCTCGAAGCAGCTTGCTTCCGACTGA